The nucleotide window ATCTGTTGGCGCTAATATCTGCGCTAACGCGGCCTTCCACAAACGACACTTTGTACCGTTTCGGATGATATAAACTCATGTATCTGGGGATCAGGGAATGACCGCCAGACTGCCGTCGCTGAATGGTCTGCGCGCCTTCGAGGCCGCCGCCCGGCATCTGAGCTTCACCCAGGCCGCCTCCGAGCTGAACGTCACGCAGACCGCAATCAGTCACCAGATCAAGCGGCTGGAGGAAGAGCTCGGCGTTCGCCTGTTCGTCCGCCAGAACCGCTCGCTGACGCTGACCGCGGAAGCGCAGGACTACCTTCCGGGCATCCGCGCCGCCTTCAACGATCTGCGGCTCGCGACCGACCGCCTGTTGCGGAAAGACGATGACCATGTGCTGACGGTGTCGACGCTGGCCTCGCTCGCCGCCAAATGGCTGCTGCCGCGCCTCACGGCCTTTCAGGAGGCACAGCCGGGGATCGACGTCCGCATCACGACCTCGACCAATCTCGTCGACTTCCAGCGCGACAAGGTCGATGCCGCAATCCGCTACGGCCGCGGCCAGTGGGCGGGCGTTCGCGCCGATTGGCTGATGGCGGACGAACTCTTCCCGGTATGCAGCCCCGCGCTGCTCAAGGGCAGCAAGCCGCTGAAATGCCCGGAGGACCTCAGGGACCACGTGCTGCTGCACACCAGCAACGCCAACAGCGACGATTGGCGGCTGTGGCTGACGGCCGCAGGCCTGCCTGCCGATTTTTCCAGACAGCCGGGCGTGACCTTCGACATGATCTTCATGACCGTGCAGGCCGCGATCGACGGCCTCGGCGTTGCCATGGGCCGCACCGCCTATGTGCAGGAGGACATCGCCAAGGGACGTCTCGTCGTTCCCTTCAAGATCGCCTTTCCGGTCGATGCCGGATTCTATCTGGTCTCGCCCGCGGGCAGGGCCGATCCGCCAAAACTCGCGGCGTTCCGGCAATGGCTGCTCACGTCCGTGCAAAACAAGTCCTGACGTCCCGACATTTCCGCGCGACGATGCGTATGCGACATCGTCGCATGCTGCCACGCTCATCGCGGAAGTTCTCGCACGAGAGACGTGACGCGGCCGTTGCATCAGGCTAGAAAATCGCCGGGGCGGATCGATTTGCCTGGCCGGGCGCCGGTTTGATTTTTGAGGCCGACAACGACAACAAGAGCGCATGGCCGATTTGAGTCAGAAGTTCGATGTGCTGGTGATCGGGGGCGGCAACGCCGCGCTCTGCGCCGCCATCAGCGCACGGCGCGCGGGTGCTTCCGTGCTGGTGCTGGAAGGCGCGCCGAAATTCTATCGCGGCGGCAACACCCGCCACACCCGCAACATGCGCTGCGCGCACGATGCGGCAACCGATATTCTCACCGGCCCCTACACCGAAGAAGAGTTCTGGGACGATCTGTTGCGCCTGACCGGCGGGCAGACCGACGAGGAACTTGCCAGGTTCATGATCAGGGAGTCCAAGGACATCCTGAA belongs to Bradyrhizobium icense and includes:
- a CDS encoding transcriptional regulator GcvA, which codes for MTARLPSLNGLRAFEAAARHLSFTQAASELNVTQTAISHQIKRLEEELGVRLFVRQNRSLTLTAEAQDYLPGIRAAFNDLRLATDRLLRKDDDHVLTVSTLASLAAKWLLPRLTAFQEAQPGIDVRITTSTNLVDFQRDKVDAAIRYGRGQWAGVRADWLMADELFPVCSPALLKGSKPLKCPEDLRDHVLLHTSNANSDDWRLWLTAAGLPADFSRQPGVTFDMIFMTVQAAIDGLGVAMGRTAYVQEDIAKGRLVVPFKIAFPVDAGFYLVSPAGRADPPKLAAFRQWLLTSVQNKS